Proteins from a single region of Chryseobacterium sp. W4I1:
- a CDS encoding iron-containing alcohol dehydrogenase, translated as MLNFEFKNPTKILFGKGEIAKISREVPKDAKILMIYGGGSIKNNGVYDQVKEALKDHDLYEFGGIPANPEYEVLVNALSFIKEKNINYLLAVGGGSVIDGTKFLSAAANYDGEPWEILKNSVRTFEGKGMPFGSILTLPATGSEMNSGYVISRRETNEKLSSGGPGLFPQFSVLDPEVIRTIPKNQIVNGITDAYTHVLEQYMTAPSSADLQERIAESILISLQETAPKVLADDFNYDAAGNFMWCCTMALNGLIQKGVITDWAVHAMGHELTAYFGIDHARTLAVIAPSHYRYNFETKKGKLAQYAERVWGIKDGTVEEKAELGIKKMEEFFHSLDIKTKLSEYTEDYKGTAERVEKAFTDRNWSGLGEYKKLTPQDAYKIVEMSY; from the coding sequence ATGCTTAATTTCGAATTTAAAAATCCGACAAAAATACTTTTTGGAAAAGGTGAGATCGCTAAAATCTCCCGTGAGGTTCCAAAAGATGCCAAAATATTAATGATTTACGGTGGCGGAAGCATCAAGAACAACGGTGTTTACGATCAGGTAAAAGAAGCCTTGAAAGATCATGATCTGTATGAGTTCGGAGGTATTCCTGCCAATCCTGAATATGAAGTTCTGGTGAATGCTTTAAGCTTTATCAAAGAAAAAAATATTAATTATCTTCTTGCTGTTGGCGGAGGATCTGTAATCGACGGAACTAAATTCCTTTCAGCAGCTGCCAACTATGACGGTGAGCCTTGGGAAATTCTTAAAAATTCAGTAAGAACATTTGAAGGCAAGGGAATGCCTTTCGGAAGTATCCTGACATTGCCGGCAACTGGTTCTGAAATGAATTCAGGATATGTGATTTCGAGAAGAGAAACCAATGAAAAATTATCTTCAGGCGGACCAGGGCTTTTCCCACAGTTTTCAGTTTTAGATCCTGAAGTGATCAGAACAATTCCTAAAAACCAGATCGTGAACGGAATTACAGATGCTTACACTCATGTGCTGGAACAGTATATGACGGCACCTTCTTCTGCGGATCTTCAGGAAAGAATTGCAGAAAGCATCCTGATCAGCCTTCAGGAAACGGCTCCAAAAGTGCTGGCTGATGATTTTAATTATGACGCTGCCGGGAATTTTATGTGGTGCTGTACAATGGCGCTGAACGGGCTTATCCAGAAAGGAGTGATCACGGATTGGGCAGTTCATGCTATGGGACATGAGTTGACTGCTTATTTCGGAATTGACCACGCAAGAACTTTAGCCGTTATTGCTCCTTCCCACTACCGCTATAACTTTGAAACGAAGAAAGGAAAACTAGCTCAATATGCTGAAAGAGTTTGGGGAATCAAGGATGGAACGGTAGAGGAAAAAGCGGAACTTGGAATTAAAAAAATGGAGGAATTTTTCCACAGCCTTGACATTAAAACCAAACTTTCTGAATATACGGAAGATTATAAAGGGACCGCTGAAAGAGTAGAAAAAGCATTCACAGACAGAAACTGGTCTGGTCTTGGGGAGTATAAAAAATTAACGCCTCAGGATGCTTATAAGATTGTGGAAATGAGCTATTAA
- a CDS encoding lipocalin family protein, translating to MKKQLLLFAFSALALNSCKDDNIEAYELEMMSGDWKVIKTEIISGKDNKTVISTEVPSGCSAKNTLHFRSDYFTSYTSYSGTGLECNESGKTEGKYTYSEETKLLGIKYDNDSERAYRVEILTNQDLKIAQLFGASDFNGDEIADLTYITYKKDK from the coding sequence ATGAAAAAACAGCTACTTTTATTTGCCTTTTCTGCTCTTGCCCTAAATTCCTGTAAAGATGACAACATTGAAGCCTATGAGTTGGAAATGATGAGCGGGGATTGGAAGGTGATCAAAACAGAAATTATTTCCGGAAAAGACAATAAAACAGTAATTAGTACCGAGGTACCTTCCGGATGTTCGGCTAAAAATACACTGCACTTCAGATCTGACTATTTTACCAGCTATACCTCTTATTCAGGGACAGGCCTGGAATGTAATGAAAGCGGGAAAACCGAAGGAAAATATACTTATTCTGAAGAGACCAAGCTTTTAGGCATTAAATATGACAACGACAGCGAAAGAGCTTATAGAGTAGAAATTTTAACGAATCAGGATCTGAAAATAGCACAGCTGTTCGGTGCTTCTGACTTTAATGGTGATGAGATAGCTGACCTGACTTATATTACATATAAAAAAGATAAATAG
- a CDS encoding TonB-dependent receptor domain-containing protein, which translates to MNQTEIVNIFTRKTLALTFVLSAAAMAFAQEKAGVTGMIVNKNNQPVPYASVTFSNKANKTLSDAVLTDEKGQYKLELAPGNYDITVEAIDYKKSIVNKNISGPGNIGALSIQPEATTTLDGKTQEIQGVVITAAATKAYKVELDKKTYDPSQDIVSKGGNLQDVLSNVPSVSVDTDGTVSMRGSSNVKFLINGKPSALLGIDDGANALQSIPADQIEKIEVITNPSSKFEASGTSGILNIILKKNKKIGFNGSVIGTLGYLPRTALNTNLSWRKNNWTWFVNGGGGYSENKSKNDTETTYHNIVFPSILPNQQPNDVPTYQLQNSINKSYNKNYNASAGFTYDISDKTSLNLSGVVRTFEGDSNELLSTYNRFYRYSDQKTWNLMDSYGQRDSEGRNTNLAFQGDIGLDHKFDDKGQNLSVSLSLQRNRSNNNSNILETEDSIPVQQDITQRHSVNKTLIGKADYELPIGEQSKLEAGYRIDVNNNNYDNFVNSTSNNPFILDYNNKTDYREMFNAFYLQFKSKIGEKFAYQLGLRDELSNVKIDYVNQNPDKAPINKNKNYNNLFPSIFLSYDVSKNNQILVNYSRRIDRPRSFFMVPFPNYSNSQNVFEGNIDLNPSYVDSYEVGYNITRKKFTINPTLYYRHSTDDTKMLVYRPDEGQSIFYTKPINLGNDDRYGLDLNFTYDPFAWLKIMGSLDVFGYKTTGIASYETKDALGNAKIGTMDFTGDGFSTRARLNTTFKLDKTLSVQLQGFYRGAQKSANQDSQDMYALNLGASKTIWKGDGTISFNIQDIFNTRSREVYSYNSDYTRRNYMQWQPRQFSIALTYRFKQGEKIEQPKKKKDINANESGDDQQAPM; encoded by the coding sequence ATGAATCAGACGGAAATTGTCAATATTTTCACAAGAAAAACGTTAGCACTTACTTTTGTACTTTCAGCAGCTGCTATGGCATTTGCCCAGGAGAAAGCAGGTGTTACGGGAATGATTGTCAACAAAAACAATCAGCCGGTTCCTTATGCTTCTGTGACATTCAGCAATAAAGCGAATAAAACATTAAGCGATGCCGTATTGACCGATGAAAAGGGACAGTACAAACTGGAATTAGCTCCCGGAAATTATGACATCACAGTAGAAGCAATCGACTATAAGAAAAGTATAGTTAATAAAAACATTTCAGGTCCTGGAAATATTGGTGCACTATCCATCCAACCTGAGGCCACCACTACTTTAGACGGAAAAACCCAGGAAATACAAGGCGTTGTGATTACTGCAGCAGCGACGAAAGCCTATAAAGTTGAACTTGACAAAAAGACTTACGACCCTTCTCAGGATATTGTAAGTAAGGGAGGAAACCTTCAGGATGTCCTTTCCAACGTTCCTTCTGTTTCTGTAGATACTGATGGTACTGTTTCGATGAGAGGAAGCTCTAATGTGAAGTTCCTGATCAACGGGAAACCTTCTGCTCTGTTAGGAATTGATGATGGCGCCAATGCACTTCAAAGTATCCCGGCGGATCAAATTGAGAAAATTGAGGTGATTACCAATCCTTCTTCAAAATTTGAAGCAAGCGGAACCTCAGGTATTTTAAATATCATTCTTAAAAAAAATAAAAAAATAGGCTTTAACGGTAGTGTAATTGGTACTTTGGGTTATCTTCCGAGAACAGCTCTTAATACAAATCTAAGTTGGAGAAAAAATAACTGGACATGGTTTGTGAATGGTGGTGGTGGCTATTCTGAAAATAAAAGCAAAAATGATACGGAGACCACCTATCATAACATTGTCTTCCCAAGTATATTGCCTAATCAACAACCTAATGATGTTCCGACTTATCAATTACAAAATTCCATTAATAAAAGTTATAACAAAAATTATAATGCCAGCGCAGGATTTACCTATGATATTTCTGATAAAACATCATTAAATCTATCTGGAGTTGTAAGAACCTTTGAAGGAGATAGTAATGAATTATTGAGTACTTATAATCGTTTTTACAGATACAGCGATCAAAAAACATGGAATTTGATGGATTCCTACGGACAAAGAGATTCTGAAGGAAGAAACACCAATCTTGCATTTCAGGGAGATATCGGCCTGGACCATAAATTTGATGATAAGGGGCAAAATTTATCCGTATCACTTAGTTTACAGAGAAATAGAAGTAATAACAATTCTAATATTCTGGAAACTGAAGATTCCATCCCTGTTCAGCAAGATATTACCCAAAGACATTCTGTAAACAAGACCCTTATTGGAAAGGCAGACTATGAGCTACCTATCGGAGAGCAGTCCAAACTTGAAGCAGGATACAGAATAGATGTTAATAATAACAATTACGATAATTTTGTAAACAGTACTTCTAATAATCCGTTTATTCTGGATTATAATAACAAAACGGATTACAGAGAAATGTTTAATGCTTTCTATTTGCAGTTTAAAAGTAAAATAGGAGAAAAATTTGCTTATCAGCTGGGATTAAGAGATGAGCTTTCAAATGTTAAGATTGATTATGTTAATCAAAATCCTGACAAGGCCCCAATTAATAAAAATAAGAATTACAACAATTTATTTCCAAGTATATTCTTAAGTTATGATGTATCAAAGAACAACCAGATTCTAGTAAATTATTCCCGAAGAATAGACAGGCCTAGATCATTCTTTATGGTTCCTTTCCCTAATTACAGCAACAGCCAAAACGTTTTTGAAGGAAATATTGACCTGAACCCATCTTATGTAGACTCATATGAAGTAGGTTATAACATTACAAGAAAGAAATTTACAATCAACCCTACTCTTTATTACAGACATTCAACAGACGACACTAAAATGCTTGTTTACAGACCAGATGAAGGCCAGAGTATTTTTTATACAAAACCAATTAACCTAGGTAATGACGATCGTTATGGTTTGGATCTTAATTTTACTTATGACCCATTTGCCTGGTTAAAAATTATGGGTAGCTTAGACGTATTTGGTTATAAAACTACCGGTATTGCTTCTTACGAGACGAAAGATGCTTTAGGTAATGCTAAAATTGGCACAATGGATTTTACAGGTGACGGGTTCTCAACAAGAGCACGTTTAAATACAACCTTTAAACTTGATAAGACACTGAGCGTACAGCTACAAGGATTCTATAGAGGAGCACAGAAGTCAGCGAATCAGGATTCTCAAGATATGTATGCTTTAAATTTAGGAGCATCTAAAACGATATGGAAAGGCGATGGTACAATATCTTTCAATATTCAGGATATATTTAATACCAGAAGTAGAGAGGTATATAGCTACAATAGTGATTATACCCGCCGAAATTATATGCAATGGCAGCCAAGACAATTCTCAATTGCTTTAACGTATCGATTTAAGCAAGGCGAAAAAATAGAACAGCCTAAAAAGAAGAAAGACATCAATGCCAACGAAAGTGGTGACGACCAGCAAGCTCCAATGTAA
- a CDS encoding adenylyltransferase/cytidyltransferase family protein has protein sequence MKTDRIGITFSSFDLLHAGHIKMLEEAKTICDYLIVGLQIDPSHDRPNKNKPSQTIVERYIQLKAVNAVDEIIPYYTEEDLLDILKSFVIDVRIIGDDYMDKDFTGKQYCEEKGIEIFYNKRDHRFSTSDLRKRIYEAEKEKYEKAESIK, from the coding sequence ATGAAAACAGACAGAATAGGCATTACATTTTCTTCATTCGATCTGCTGCATGCAGGACACATTAAAATGTTGGAAGAAGCCAAAACAATATGTGACTACTTAATCGTAGGACTTCAGATTGATCCATCCCACGACCGTCCGAACAAAAATAAGCCGAGCCAGACCATCGTAGAAAGATATATCCAGTTAAAAGCTGTCAATGCCGTTGATGAGATTATTCCTTATTACACGGAAGAAGATCTGCTGGATATTTTAAAGTCCTTTGTGATTGATGTAAGGATCATTGGTGATGATTACATGGACAAAGATTTTACAGGTAAGCAGTATTGTGAGGAGAAAGGTATTGAGATCTTTTACAACAAAAGAGATCACAGATTTTCCACCAGCGACCTGAGAAAAAGAATCTATGAAGCTGAAAAAGAAAAATATGAAAAGGCTGAATCTATAAAATAA
- a CDS encoding S8/S53 family peptidase: MKKLLLFCFLTGYSAVTAQTELVFVYFSDKPNKAAFYANPLSELTQKSLNRRISLGIPLNDQDAPIEQSYIQNLQNLGFTVTDYSKWLNGAAVNATQAQIATLQALPYVSSVGSFARNASSVPKNGHENKWNFSSDTQKTQTIFDYGSGSEQIDQINLRPLHLAGFTGTGISIAVIDAGFPYVNTGSAFERLRNNNHIKAVYDFVTKTNNVYNTSISNHGSAVLGAMGGYIENIFVGSAPDADFYLYRSENSVGEIPEEELYWIEAAEEADRKGVDIITSSLGYNIFDDTRYNYTYSDMNGNTSFIARAAGIAADKGIFVLAAAGNSGLQTWHYIMTPADNAKVFSIGSVDSTGNSSGFSSYGPNASGVVKPDGSARGTASATVINSTLTSVGGTSIATPIAAGGVACFMQAFPSMNRELMRTKLRQTASLYPGHTDQMGYGILNFGGLYNQVLNTSEIVKKEKFAIFPNPVQNILNIASESEVQRLEVYDNLGKLIRKNTGLKSINVEDFPKGTYYLKIQAKNQVFYEKFLKK; this comes from the coding sequence ATGAAAAAACTTTTACTCTTTTGTTTTCTAACGGGTTACTCTGCCGTCACAGCACAGACAGAACTTGTTTTTGTTTATTTTTCAGACAAGCCGAATAAAGCAGCCTTTTACGCCAATCCACTTTCTGAACTGACTCAAAAATCCCTGAACAGACGGATTTCTCTGGGTATTCCGCTAAACGATCAGGATGCTCCTATTGAACAGTCTTACATTCAGAATCTTCAAAATCTAGGTTTTACCGTTACCGATTATTCTAAATGGCTTAACGGAGCAGCTGTAAATGCAACACAAGCACAGATAGCAACTTTGCAGGCCTTGCCTTATGTATCTTCGGTGGGAAGTTTTGCCAGAAATGCTTCTTCAGTTCCTAAAAATGGCCATGAGAATAAATGGAACTTTTCTTCTGACACTCAAAAAACACAGACTATTTTTGATTATGGCTCAGGATCTGAACAGATCGATCAGATCAATCTGAGACCGCTTCATCTGGCAGGATTTACAGGAACAGGAATCTCCATTGCTGTTATTGATGCCGGCTTTCCTTATGTAAATACAGGATCAGCTTTTGAAAGGCTGCGCAACAATAATCACATTAAAGCGGTGTATGATTTTGTGACCAAGACAAATAATGTATACAATACTTCCATTAGTAATCATGGATCTGCAGTACTGGGAGCTATGGGAGGCTACATCGAAAATATTTTTGTAGGATCGGCTCCGGATGCCGATTTTTACCTGTACCGCAGTGAAAATTCTGTCGGTGAAATTCCGGAAGAAGAATTATACTGGATAGAAGCAGCTGAAGAAGCAGACAGAAAAGGTGTGGATATTATCACCTCTTCTCTTGGCTATAATATTTTTGATGATACAAGGTACAATTATACCTATTCCGATATGAACGGAAATACTTCATTCATTGCAAGAGCAGCTGGCATAGCTGCCGATAAAGGAATTTTTGTGCTGGCTGCAGCCGGCAATTCAGGACTTCAGACCTGGCATTATATTATGACTCCGGCAGATAATGCCAAAGTATTCAGCATAGGCTCTGTGGACTCAACGGGAAATTCTTCAGGATTTTCATCTTACGGACCAAATGCTTCGGGTGTGGTAAAACCTGACGGAAGCGCAAGAGGGACAGCCTCTGCAACGGTTATTAACAGTACATTAACTTCAGTAGGCGGAACTTCTATTGCCACCCCTATTGCTGCTGGCGGTGTTGCATGTTTCATGCAGGCTTTTCCTTCGATGAACAGGGAATTGATGAGAACAAAACTCAGACAGACCGCTTCCCTTTATCCGGGACATACAGACCAGATGGGTTATGGTATCCTCAATTTTGGAGGCCTTTACAATCAGGTATTGAATACTTCTGAGATCGTAAAAAAAGAAAAGTTTGCCATTTTCCCGAATCCTGTCCAAAACATTCTAAATATAGCTTCGGAAAGTGAAGTTCAACGGCTTGAAGTTTATGATAATTTAGGCAAGCTGATCAGAAAAAACACCGGTTTAAAATCAATAAATGTAGAAGATTTTCCAAAAGGCACCTATTATTTGAAAATCCAGGCGAAGAATCAGGTTTTTTATGAAAAATTCTTGAAAAAATAG
- a CDS encoding phosphoenolpyruvate carboxylase gives MIHDQRAEKFRQIVENKFQIYNSLFMSLPYDKMTNIGMLLPFLYEESRNGYEEGKTPEGIVEDFFKNHTDLQTEEQKLELLFKIIQYIERQVVLFDSIEDAAFPNLHSESDSGTVTNLFERSYQDHKLEKVREKLKDFTVKVVFTAHPTQFYPSSVQRIIQDLRGAITGDSVTQIDMLLQQLGKTPFVNKEKPTPIDEALSIISYLRYVYYDTIGELFTKIKKTFGNSHFHLHEDIIQLGFWPGGDRDGNPFVTADVTKRVAEELRSAILKSYYSHLKFIRRRLSFRGVSEVLTQLSDELYGAIFNGNIITAEDILKKADEAEKILINEHNSLFLDLLSNFRDRVKIFGTHFATLDIRQDSRIHQKVIDEVFTKVYGAIEASEEEKFNKLIQIGEKVDADQFEDIVKDTLLTVCQVSEIQDLNGQRGMNRYIISNSDAVKDVMNVYAFFKICGYQDEEIKMDIVPLFETMEGLANSENVMNELYQNPVYKKHLQSRGNQQTIMLGFSDGTKDGGYLKANWEIYKAKEVLTKLSVQNGIKVVFFDGRGGPPARGGGKTHDFYASQGNTIANNKIELTIQGQTITSIFGNKEQAKYNFEQLLTAGVENDVFKNSKKDLTEKERKLIAELADISYKKYSDLKAHPMFVPYLQEMSTLEYYGKTNIGSRPSKRGNGSELKFEDLRAIPFVGSWSQLKQNVPGFFGFGFAMQQMKEQGRMEEVKELYKGSDFFKTLVLNSMMSMNKSYFPLTYYIKNNPKFGAFWNVLFDEFTLSRDIMLELTGFKMLQEEDPLSRKSVKIREKIVLPLLSIQQYALMKIQKGEGNKEAYEKLVTRSLFGNINASRNSA, from the coding sequence ATGATACACGACCAACGAGCAGAAAAATTCAGGCAGATCGTGGAGAATAAATTCCAGATCTACAATTCATTATTTATGAGCCTGCCTTATGATAAAATGACTAATATCGGGATGCTTCTTCCCTTCCTTTATGAGGAAAGCCGAAACGGATATGAAGAAGGCAAGACCCCTGAGGGAATTGTCGAAGATTTTTTTAAAAACCATACAGACCTTCAGACTGAAGAGCAGAAATTAGAGCTGCTTTTTAAAATCATACAGTATATAGAAAGACAGGTGGTTTTGTTTGACAGTATTGAAGATGCTGCATTCCCGAACCTCCACTCCGAAAGTGATAGCGGAACAGTGACTAATCTTTTTGAGCGTTCATACCAGGATCACAAACTTGAAAAAGTACGTGAGAAATTGAAAGATTTTACGGTGAAAGTTGTGTTTACAGCACACCCAACGCAGTTTTATCCAAGTTCTGTGCAACGGATTATTCAGGATTTGAGAGGAGCTATTACCGGTGATTCTGTGACGCAGATCGATATGCTTCTGCAGCAGTTGGGGAAAACACCTTTCGTTAATAAAGAAAAGCCGACTCCCATCGATGAAGCATTAAGTATTATCTCTTATTTAAGATATGTTTATTACGATACCATCGGAGAGCTGTTTACTAAGATCAAGAAAACCTTTGGAAACAGTCATTTTCACCTCCATGAAGATATTATCCAGCTTGGTTTCTGGCCGGGCGGCGATAGAGACGGAAACCCGTTTGTAACCGCTGATGTTACCAAAAGAGTGGCTGAAGAACTCCGTTCAGCGATCCTGAAATCCTATTACAGTCATTTAAAATTCATCAGAAGAAGATTAAGCTTCAGGGGCGTTTCTGAAGTTCTGACACAATTAAGTGATGAACTTTATGGTGCAATCTTCAACGGTAATATAATCACAGCAGAAGATATCCTGAAAAAAGCAGACGAAGCAGAAAAAATACTGATTAATGAACATAATTCTCTGTTTTTAGATCTTCTGTCTAATTTCAGAGACCGTGTAAAAATTTTCGGGACCCATTTTGCTACATTGGATATCCGCCAGGACAGCAGGATCCATCAAAAAGTGATTGATGAGGTTTTCACAAAAGTATACGGTGCCATTGAGGCCAGTGAAGAAGAAAAATTCAATAAACTGATCCAGATTGGTGAAAAAGTCGATGCAGATCAGTTTGAAGATATTGTAAAAGATACTTTATTGACTGTCTGCCAGGTTTCCGAAATTCAGGATCTGAACGGACAAAGAGGAATGAACCGCTACATTATTTCTAATTCCGATGCTGTAAAAGATGTCATGAATGTATATGCATTCTTTAAAATCTGCGGTTATCAGGATGAAGAGATCAAAATGGATATTGTTCCGCTTTTTGAAACGATGGAAGGTTTGGCCAATTCAGAAAATGTAATGAACGAGCTGTATCAGAATCCTGTCTACAAAAAGCATCTTCAAAGCAGAGGAAACCAGCAGACGATCATGCTTGGATTTTCAGACGGAACGAAAGATGGAGGCTATTTGAAAGCAAACTGGGAGATTTATAAGGCTAAAGAGGTCTTAACTAAACTTTCCGTTCAGAATGGAATTAAAGTCGTATTTTTTGACGGCAGAGGTGGTCCGCCGGCAAGAGGAGGTGGAAAAACACATGACTTCTATGCTTCACAGGGAAATACCATTGCCAATAATAAAATAGAGCTCACCATTCAGGGACAGACGATCACAAGCATTTTTGGAAATAAAGAACAGGCCAAATACAATTTTGAACAGTTGCTGACTGCCGGTGTTGAAAATGATGTTTTTAAAAATTCTAAGAAAGACCTTACAGAAAAAGAAAGAAAGCTGATTGCCGAGTTGGCAGATATTAGTTATAAAAAATATTCAGACCTCAAAGCGCACCCCATGTTTGTCCCATATCTTCAGGAGATGAGCACACTGGAATACTATGGGAAAACAAATATCGGAAGCCGACCGTCCAAAAGAGGAAACGGTAGCGAACTGAAGTTTGAAGATCTTAGAGCAATTCCGTTTGTAGGCTCATGGTCTCAGCTGAAGCAGAATGTTCCCGGATTTTTCGGGTTTGGATTTGCTATGCAGCAGATGAAAGAGCAGGGAAGAATGGAAGAGGTGAAAGAACTGTATAAAGGCTCGGATTTCTTTAAAACTTTGGTGCTGAATTCAATGATGAGTATGAATAAATCTTATTTTCCATTGACGTATTACATTAAGAATAATCCAAAATTCGGGGCGTTCTGGAATGTGCTTTTTGATGAATTTACACTTTCCAGAGATATTATGCTTGAACTTACCGGATTCAAAATGCTGCAGGAAGAAGATCCGCTTTCAAGAAAATCGGTGAAGATCCGTGAGAAAATAGTACTTCCATTGCTAAGCATCCAGCAATATGCGCTGATGAAGATTCAGAAAGGAGAAGGAAATAAAGAAGCTTATGAAAAACTGGTGACCAGATCCTTATTCGGAAATATTAATGCGAGCAGAAACTCAGCTTAA
- a CDS encoding DEAD/DEAH box helicase, translating to MEKLTFADFDLPVKILDVLADLELFEPTPIQEKSIGPILSGRDVMGIAQTGTGKTLAYLLPVLKTWKYNKAGNPTVLILVPTRELVVQVAEIVEKLTENITARVIGIYGGKNINTQKLLFNDGCDILVGTPGRVMDLAIDNAISLKEVQKLIIDEFDEMLNLGFRPQLTHIFEMMKPKRQNILFSATMTEAVDEMLDQYFANPIEISLAKSGTPLEKIEQTAYKVENFNTKINLLEHLLKTNEDMSKVLIFNNNKKHADLLFAKIDELFPGQFDVIHSNKSQNYRLKAMKSFENEEVRGLITTDVMARGLDISNITHVINFETPDIPEQYIHRIGRTGRADKDGKAVTFVTKKEETLILDIELLMDKALKFNDFPEEVKINPKKIASEEDQIVMKNPAQVKLNDGGGAFHEKKDKNKKENWGGPSKRKAPKKFGANRAQQKTISKSKRKK from the coding sequence ATGGAAAAACTCACTTTTGCAGATTTTGACCTTCCGGTTAAAATTCTTGATGTTTTAGCGGATCTGGAATTATTCGAGCCTACACCTATCCAGGAGAAGAGCATTGGCCCTATACTTTCAGGGAGAGATGTCATGGGAATCGCACAAACCGGAACCGGAAAAACATTAGCCTATCTTTTACCCGTTCTTAAAACATGGAAATACAACAAAGCAGGGAATCCTACTGTTTTGATTCTTGTTCCTACAAGAGAACTGGTAGTACAGGTAGCTGAAATTGTTGAGAAACTGACAGAAAATATCACTGCAAGGGTGATCGGAATATATGGAGGAAAAAATATCAATACACAAAAGCTGTTATTTAATGATGGTTGCGATATTTTGGTAGGAACTCCGGGAAGGGTAATGGATCTTGCTATTGACAATGCGATTTCATTAAAAGAAGTACAGAAGCTGATTATTGATGAGTTTGATGAGATGCTGAACTTAGGTTTCAGACCGCAGCTTACCCATATTTTCGAAATGATGAAGCCGAAGAGACAGAATATTCTTTTTTCAGCTACCATGACGGAAGCTGTGGATGAAATGCTGGATCAGTACTTTGCCAATCCAATAGAAATTTCACTGGCAAAATCCGGGACACCTCTTGAAAAAATTGAACAGACCGCTTATAAAGTGGAAAATTTTAATACCAAAATCAATCTTCTTGAGCATTTATTGAAAACTAACGAAGATATGTCTAAGGTGTTGATTTTCAATAACAATAAGAAACATGCCGATCTTTTGTTTGCTAAAATTGATGAACTTTTCCCTGGGCAGTTTGATGTGATCCACTCCAATAAATCTCAGAACTACAGGCTTAAAGCTATGAAAAGTTTTGAAAACGAAGAGGTTAGAGGATTGATTACCACCGATGTAATGGCTAGAGGTCTTGATATTTCAAATATTACCCATGTAATCAATTTTGAAACTCCAGATATTCCTGAACAATATATTCATAGAATAGGAAGAACGGGTAGGGCAGACAAAGATGGTAAAGCGGTGACATTTGTAACCAAAAAAGAAGAAACTCTGATTCTGGACATTGAATTATTAATGGATAAAGCTTTAAAATTCAATGATTTCCCTGAAGAAGTTAAAATAAATCCTAAAAAAATCGCCTCTGAAGAAGATCAGATCGTGATGAAAAATCCGGCACAGGTAAAACTGAATGACGGAGGTGGAGCTTTCCACGAGAAAAAGGATAAAAATAAAAAAGAAAACTGGGGAGGCCCTTCAAAAAGAAAAGCACCCAAGAAGTTTGGAGCCAACAGAGCCCAACAGAAAACAATTTCAAAGTCTAAAAGAAAAAAATAA
- a CDS encoding GDSL-type esterase/lipase family protein, translated as MKKILSAFMLLYFALSFSQEKKPMFWQDIQNFKKLDQENAPPKDAILLIGSSSFTKWTDVASYFPDKTIINRGFGGSRMTDLNDFADDLLSPYQPKQIIIYCGDNDFADNHDLKAKIVVNRFKTFYQKIRKRFPNIEVDFISIKYSPSREILWPQMKETNKKIAAFMKKEPHAAFIDITKAMEDSNGNVRRDLFVEDMLHLTPEGYEVWAKVMKPYMK; from the coding sequence ATGAAGAAGATTCTTTCAGCATTTATGCTGCTGTATTTTGCCCTATCCTTCTCACAGGAAAAAAAGCCTATGTTCTGGCAGGACATTCAGAATTTCAAAAAACTTGATCAAGAGAATGCACCGCCTAAAGATGCAATCCTTCTGATTGGAAGTTCCTCTTTTACAAAATGGACGGATGTTGCCAGCTATTTCCCTGATAAAACAATTATCAACAGGGGTTTTGGAGGATCAAGAATGACGGACCTGAATGATTTTGCTGATGACTTACTGAGCCCTTATCAGCCTAAACAGATTATTATCTACTGCGGCGATAATGATTTTGCAGACAACCATGATCTGAAAGCCAAAATAGTGGTTAACAGATTTAAAACCTTTTATCAAAAGATTCGTAAAAGATTTCCAAATATCGAGGTTGATTTTATTTCAATAAAATATTCTCCGAGCCGCGAAATTCTATGGCCGCAGATGAAAGAAACAAATAAAAAGATCGCCGCTTTCATGAAAAAGGAACCTCATGCAGCGTTCATTGATATTACTAAAGCCATGGAAGATTCTAATGGGAATGTAAGAAGAGATCTTTTTGTGGAAGATATGCTTCACCTGACTCCCGAAGGATATGAAGTTTGGGCGAAGGTCATGAAACCTTATATGAAATAG